GAATTCTCACGGTTGCCGGGTGCCGACCTGACCAACCGGGAGCAAGAGGTGCTCTCACTGCTGCTGAAGCGGCGGTCCAACGAGGAGATCGCCGAGGAACTGTGCCTCGCCCAGCAGACGGTCAAGAACTACGTGAGCAAGGTCCTGCAGAAGCTGGGTTTTGGCAGTCGAAGAGAACTGTTCCGGTCTGTGGAATCACGGGTCGATCGGGTTCCGCGTCCACGTACGCGCTCGACTGACTTCCCGGAAACGCGCCCTTCGTCGCTCGCGTCCTGAAACGGTACCCGCGGTCCCGCCACGGTTCTCAAATGGGTACCTGGAAGGTCTGCCGCTGAAGTCGCTGAGGCGGTTTCCTGGAATTGTCTCCACCGTCAGCGGACACGAGAAGGGATGACAAATGCCGGCCCAAGTTCAGCTGGATTGCCAGGACGGGGTGCTGACCGTCATGCTGAACCGGCCGGAAAGCGGTAACGGACTCGATTTCGAAACAGGCAAGGCGTTGCTCGCCGCGGTCGCGGACGGTGCTGCCGACACGAGCGTTCGTGTGATCGTGCTGCTGGGCAGCGGCGGCATTTTCTGCTCGGGGGACGATCTGGACTCGCTGCGGAAGTACGCCGACGGTGACGTCGCCGCCGCACCCGCGTCCGCCGACACCGCCGACGCGTTCTACGTGCGGATCTGCGAAGAAATCGTGCTCGCACCGAAACCGGTGCTCGCCGCGGTGAACGGCGTGGCGATCGGGCCGGGCACGGAGATCGCGTGCGCCGCTGACCTGCGCATCGGAGGTCCGGGGAGCCGCATCGGGTGCGGTTTGATCCGGGTGGGCCACGTCGGCATCGGCGCGATGTTGCGGCGCGTGGTGGGCCCGGCCCGGGCGACCGAGATCTTCCTCTCCGGACGCCTCGTCGGCGCGGACGAAGCACACCGGATCGGTCTCCTGGACCGGTTGGTTCGCGAGGACGAGCAGGTCGTGGACGAGGCTCTGCGGCTCGCCCGCGACCTCGCCTGCGGTCCGACGAAGGCCATCGCCCTGTACAAGGAACTGCGCGAGCGCTCGATCGAGCAGCCGGTGCTCTCCGCTCTGCGGATGCAGGACCGGTTCCACCGGCGCAGCCACGCGGAAGTCGCAGACAGCGACGAAGGCTTGCGCGCGCTACTGCACGGCAGGAAACCGCACTTCACCGGTCATTGAACGGTCCCCACATCGCGCGGCTTTCCGGTGAACCCGGTACGCCGTGATCGGAGAAATGTGAAATGCAGCAGAAGAATGACGACCAGCAAGTTGTCATCACTGGGCTGGGATTCGTGCTTCCCGGCGCGGAGAGCCGGGACGACGTGTGGCGGACGCTGCGCGACGGCGTTTCCCAGATCGACGTCCTCCCGGCGGAGCTCACCCGTGACGTGCCCGCCGGAAGCGTGAGCCGTGTTGGAGCCAGGGTCCGGAATTTCGACCACAGCAAGCACGTCCCGGACCTGCCGGACGCCTTCACGAAGCGGTACAGCCGGGAGATCCTGATGGTCCTCTCGGCGGTCGAGCAGGCCAGGCGCGACGCGGACCTGACCGTCGGGGACTCCGTCACCGAGCCACAGCGGGTGGGCGTGATCGGATCGAGCTCACGCGGACCGGTCGAATGGTGGTCGCAGACCGCGCGCGGTGGCGCTCTTGATCCGGAGAACCCGCCGATCGACGTCGATCAGGCGATCTTCGCCTCGCTCCCAGGGAGCCCGGCGACGCTCAGCGCGATCCGGCTCGGCGCGCAGGGCACTGTCACGACCCTGAGCAACGCGTGCGTCGCCGGCCACCAGTCGATCGCCTTCGCCGTCCAGGCGCTGCGGGCCG
The window above is part of the Amycolatopsis thermoflava N1165 genome. Proteins encoded here:
- a CDS encoding enoyl-CoA hydratase/isomerase family protein; the protein is MPAQVQLDCQDGVLTVMLNRPESGNGLDFETGKALLAAVADGAADTSVRVIVLLGSGGIFCSGDDLDSLRKYADGDVAAAPASADTADAFYVRICEEIVLAPKPVLAAVNGVAIGPGTEIACAADLRIGGPGSRIGCGLIRVGHVGIGAMLRRVVGPARATEIFLSGRLVGADEAHRIGLLDRLVREDEQVVDEALRLARDLACGPTKAIALYKELRERSIEQPVLSALRMQDRFHRRSHAEVADSDEGLRALLHGRKPHFTGH